AGACATGATGTCtatcaagaagaaaagcagattgCGGCCAATCTGTGGCTGCCTGTGCAGTATTGCCTGGGCCACGTGCTCAAGAATCATAAGGTTGTCTCTAAAAATAAGCGGTGGCTTCTTTTGAGTTGTCTCCTTGGCATCTTAGCTCATTAGGGAATCCTCGTTTCTGGGTTTTTGCAGCATTTGCGAGGGCTGGGAGTTTCCACGTGGGAGGAAAGTGGAGAGTCCTGTGGTCGCAGCTGTTGAGAACTCGGCTAGGACTCAGGGTGGGATCATGGGGTGGGAAGACAGCTCCATGAAGACATCAGTCATGGTTTGTGCTGGGTAGAAAGGGTAAATCCTGCCTCCGCTGAAAGCTCGCGCAGTCTTGCTGCTCCAGCATCATCTTGGCTGGCCCCGAGACCTGGGGCTGTTGAGCAGGGGGAGACGCGTGAGATGCAGCAGCTGCCAGTCTCCAAAATAACTCCCTTCTATATAaggtttttatgtttttcaagCAGTTCCTTTAAATCATGCTTCGGGACATTTTCTGCAGGGACCCAGCAGGAGCCTCTCTCCTCGCACAGACATCTCTCCTTTCACACTTTCTCTCCCCATTTCTGCGAGTCATcaggaaaatctgtttctgtttcagcagcCTTGAGAGGGACACAAGGGTGACTATCAGGAGCATGGCCACCACgggtcccagccctgctgctgggttCTGCCATGGCTGTTGGGTGCAGTCACTCGGCCGTCTCATACCCCGGGGAGCCCTGGCCTTGGGGCATTTGCCAGGTCCTGCAGACACGAGGCACCGCGGTGTGGGGGGACCCACTGTACGGAGCCTGCCGGGTGCCCTCCTGCTGCCGGGGCTGCTCCGCcgcccacccagccgctcggTTCTCCCCTCcgctcctccagctctgccctcctgcctgccccagcctgccTTTGCTGGGAAATGAACTGACCCAGAAAAACGTGCTCTGGGTGTGCCGagagtggcagagctgggagaatTTGTTTCCCAGCCAGACTCTGATAGGATTAGGAATAACTCTCTGCTAGATAATTCTCCATTAGGTCTGGTGattgattttcttccttcttaccatcagctctctcctcctctccctgtttCAGCTGGATTATTCTCATGCTTGGTTTGCTAATTGCCTGATCACTAGAGCCTCGTCAGAGTGAGGCACGGGCACATCACTGGCCTCCTCTGACCCTCCGAGTTTTCTGCCTCTTTGTTTATGCCTCAGCTCTGATTTAATCTCCTCCACTCCCCAGCATAAGCTGGGTTGTTTCTGCTGCCCTAAGCAGAGGGAGAAACCTGCTGGTGTCACccctggagccagggaaggTCCTAGGGATGCCCCTTCAGTTCCTCCCTATCACCTCCATCCTCCCCATGCCCCCTCGTCTTTTCTGGGGCTTCTCCAAGCTCAGTGTGGCCACAAACCTGCTGGTTTTGCAGACTCGAGGCAATGgataaaataaagctgcagGAGCCACAGGTTTATTTTTGGGTGGTGGCACAAGAAACCCTAGAGATGCTGAGCGGCACAGGTCACCTTCGGTCCTCATGTCAGTGCCCCCAGAAAATGTCCGCAGTAACTACACTCTGCTGCGAGCAAAGCCACCCGCGGCAGCGGCTGGAAAAACACGGTTCAAATCCCTGACTTCACATTCGGGTGTGGAAGTTTGCTCTGTCAGCTCTGAAAAATGCCTAAAAGTCCCCCCAGGAGCCCACATCAGCCCATGGGTGCCACAGGTCAATGGTGGCAGCGTCACCAGCGAGAGCTGAGTATGAAGCAGACTTCCCGGGGACCCTGGTTTTCTCACTTTGCAGCCCAAAAACCATATGGGGGAGGCTTTGTTTTTGCTAGTTGTTGCGTGGCATATTTGAGGGCTCGGGGTTTTCCagcggggaggaaggagcagacGTCTGGACGGGCTTTGGCACAGGACTGGGGAGCTGGGCTCATTTTCTGGTCTTGAAGAGCTCTGTCCCGTGGCAGCTCTGGCTCTGGGCTTCCCCTGAGACCTGGGCCAAGGCTCCCAGCCCACGGGTAGAGCTTGGGGCCAGGGCTCAGCCTGGCAGCAACGTGTGGGAGTTGTTGGCATCTGCATTCAGGGCACCCATCCTCCGCTCCAagcccctgccagcagctctgggtgGTTCGAGTCCCAGACGAGCCATCGAGCCTGCTTGATGCAGCCATATTCCCATTCCTGGTAATCGAGATCTCATCTAGTTGATACCCCAGGACCGGGGAGCACACGGAGCTTGCGCTGATGGAGAATCCGGCACTATCCCCTGAGCAATCCTGGCAAGCTGTGAATGAGCCAGGGGAAATATCGCTCTGCTTCGACAGGGGATGCTTGGCCACTCCATCCGCCTCCCAAATCCAGCCCAAGCCCCAGCGCGGGGGCTGAGCGGGGCAATGGTGGCTGTGAGGATGCTGGCACGGGCCCCCGACAAGCACAGAGGTGCCGCCGTCTGCGCAGCAGAGCCGTGGTTGGCGCTGCCTTCCTTGCAGAGCCGCTGGCATGGAGCCTGGCgcaggctggggagagcagccagGGAGCGAGGGCGGCCgtgggcaggcagctgggatgcttcgctgccagggcagggctggctgccgGCTCTCAGGCAAGCGGCAGCGAACGGGCATCGCTCGGGGTGTTTCCAGCAGCGTTTGGCTGCCGTCGGTGTTTGTAGGAGCCCTCTCCTCTCTTGTGCCGAGTTTGGGACGTACTGGCACGAGTCGCTGACACTGCCACCTCCCTGTCACCTGTGCGTCGGGGCGCTGGTATTATCCCCCCATCAGTGTTTTAAGGATGAGCCTCTCCAAAACGCATGGGGGTCCCAGCATCACTTTCTGCCCCGTTTGCTTCCTCCCTACCTGGGGGTCTCCACCCTGCCCTGGGGTCCCCTGCATCTCCTGGAAAGGTGGAGCAGCATCCCGTATCCCGAGCACGTAACCTCCCCTGGGTGCTCCTGgcctccccaggcagagccTGTGAAGGAGGGGTAACATGGGCTTGGccttgagcagcagcagtggggttCTTGAAGGAGAAGGTCTCAGCAAGACCATTTTGTATCCTGCAAGTCGATGGAAGAATATAACAAGACGTTGCTTTGACTGAAGTATTTGTACTTGCGCAATGTCAAAACAGGGGAACCTAGAAATGTCAACCTTGGCTTATTTTCTGGTCTTTAttcagaaaaagggagaaatggcAGCTGAGGAGCAATTGCTCTCGGAGCAGCTGACTGTGCTGAGCGTGTGCCACCAAAGCAGGAGCCATTTGAAGGGGGTGGAAGAGACCTTCCCACCTCCTTTTCTCTAAGAAGTGGTGGTGCGAGGGAGCGAAGACCCACCTGCAAGCCGGGTCGGCCGGTGCCCGAGCGTCCGAGAGCCGGGCAGTTGGAGGGCACCAGTTCCTCCGCGCTCTGacctctgcctgctgggaaGCACTGTGCTGCCGGTGGCTGGGACAAAACGGGCTCGGTGGCCACACGTcctggtggggagggagggaaggaggaggctgcTCCCGGGGGCTCAGAAGTGGCCAAAGGtggtctgctctgcttcccctcaCCGTGCTGCAGCCCCTCCGCCTCGGGCTTTCCTGGCTCTGTTCCCCAACCCTGCATGCAGCAGGcgtgttatttttaaaaataaattaaatgcgAAGAAGAGCCTCTATCTAGGCCTTCAAGTAGAGTCTTAATTGGCCTCGCTCCCCAGGGACCAGGCGAGCCCCGGAGAACGCTGCGCTATCGGAGTAATGAGCTATTAATAAACGGCGCTGCTCGgctctgtgctctgctctgcccgGGCCAGATGGGCACCATGGGGCCCCGGTTGTCACTGCAGGGGACCTGGGGTCTCCGCGGCTGGGGCGGCTTCTGCGGGATGTCCTGGAGCCGGTGGAGACCCCCAGGGGCAGAGCCGACCTCGGCCACCTCGGCTCCTTGCTCCGGAGCTCGTATCCGCCTGGGTTTGCTGGGAGGGGGCTCGGCCGGCACCCGTTAATCCCCCCCCATGGGGTTTGCTGAGGGtgtcagggctgtgcctggctCCACCGGTGCACCCATGGGTGGGAGCTGTGGGGCAGCGGGGGCAGCTGAtgctctgctctggctgcagagggggaaggagagtcCAGCGCTGTGGCTCCCGCTCCCCGGCTGCCGGGTAAAACAATGCCAGCAGGTTCATATACCTTTGCTTAGAGGATCAGGTGGCCGAAGTAGTAACCAGAAGTGGAATACGGTTACCCCGGGCTCATTCATAATGAACGCGGCAGAGAGCCGGCGTGCTCACGGGCTGCCTTGGCACAGCGGccgtgggcagggcaggggaagaggcCAGATCCCCCCCAGGGGAGGCAACGGTGGGCACAGGATACGGCCAAGCATGGGAGACCATTAGCCTGGCAGCGGTGCCTGGGCATATTTATTTAGCGTAGAgacactaaataaaaaaaataagtgtcaCAATAAattgggagggtttttttcctgtgggtttGCAGGTCGTGCCTGGGCACATCCTTCCCATCCAGCCCCGTGGCAGACCAGGAGCGGAGCCTTCTGAACAGGGGGGACCAAGCGAAGCTGTCCCCACCTCACCCCAGAGCCAGCTCGGGTTCCCAAGGCCACCAGCCAGGCAGAGCCGATCGCAAAATGGCTCTTGGCACGGCTGTGAGCAGCCTCCTTGAAGGCAGAGGCTGCCAAGCAGCTCCAACCGCATCCCTGCTCCGGTGCCCAGGTGGCATTTGGGGGCCCCTGGTTGCTGGACATGGGGGGGGTCAGGACATGGGGGGGTCAGGTGCAAAGGGTGAAGCCTGAGCAGTGTTGGAGAGAGGGTCTGCGTGGCTGgtgaggggggaggaaggggctgggacgcttggcagaggcagcagtgggGTCTTCGGTCCCACCCCGCTGCCCCCGGCAAAGAAAGCCGATGCTGCATCCCACCCGGCTGTTAATCCCCTCCCTGTGGCTGTGTGAAAAATGATAACGCTTCCCTCTCGGTTTGAttcattagaagaaaaagggaaacgTGGCAAAATTAAGACAcgcaccaaaaaaaaaaaagtctgtgaaagATAATCTCCTGCGGCTCTTAAATTGCACCGAGCAATGGGTTTATTGCCAGAGAATTGCTCAGCTTGGATAATAGGATCAGGATGGGAAATTATCCGTGGAGATGGCATCCTTCCCGCGACGTGGGCACAGAGAGGGTCGggagcccccccagcccctgagGCCATTCCCACGCCACTGCCAGCCCCTCGGGGACAGGAGGGTGACGCCAGCCTTTGGTGCCCTTCATCAGCATGGTGGACCTGTGGTGCAGGAGACGCtgggcagaggtgctgggatGGGCCAGCTCCTGCTGTCCCCGCTCCATCAGTGTCACCTCTCCGCGGGGTTCCAGGGTCCCCATCACTCATCCCAGTGGTGCCgaccccggggccgggctgctCTGAGCCAAGCGCTCTGGGAGTGCAAAGGAGGACGGGGAAGGGGGTGACGGGGAACGGGAGCACGGCAAAACCTTCAGACTCCTTCTGGTCTGTCCCGCCGagcctccctggggctggggtgcGAATGCTGCGTGAGGGACGGAGCCAGCCGGCACGGGCTCGGGGTACGGGGCGCAGCCGGGGGTGGCCGGGGGCTGCGatgctgcaggagagggagtTTTGGGAGGAGAGGGGCCAGCAGGTTTGGGCGACAGGCAGCAACTCGGTAGGAAGCTGGGGATGGCTTAGCACCCCAGGATGGGGACCCGCGTGTCCTGCCCCACCATCCCTGTGGCCCTGGGTGCTCTCTCCTCTGTGATGCCCCTTAGCAAAGGGGCAGGCGTGGGGGCTGCGAGTGGACGTGGTGGCTCATCCTCTCCACGCTGTGAGCCTGCCCCGGCAGCTCCCACTGTCTCTCCTGATGacaagcagcagctcctcctttctccctccatcACCCCCTAAACCAAGCCCCAGCCACCTTAAGTCTGGccttttcagaagcttttggGCAATGAGGACATGCGGCGGCACCACGATGGGCTTGAGCAGCTACAGACACCGTGTCCTGCCGGCCCATCCCGTCCCCTCTCCCCGCACCCTGCCGGGCTCTGACAGCCGTATTTGGGGTCCCCAACAGGCCCAGAGGGACAGAAGGGAGCGTGCGTGGGGCGCttgggcaaaaaaaccctgaagtgaGGTCCAACGCTCCCCAGAGCCACAGCGTAGGGTTCCCCGAAGGCAGAAGGGCTGGAGCCAGCCTGGCTGCCACTTGGGTACCGCACACCAGTTTGTCCCAGTGTTCTTGCCAGTTTGTCCTAGTGCTGTGGGGGTGATGGGACATGGCCCCCTGTGCCGGAGGGGTCAGTGCCCCTCTGCCCCTTCAAGCCATCGGTATGGCCGTGCTGGGCTGTTGAAAATTTGGAAAAGGGTGAAGGCAGGGGTCTGAGTCTGTGGGAACGGAGACGTCCCATGGACAGGCGGGTTTTGCCATGAGAAGCAGGGCTGGTGCGGCGAGAGCAGCCGGAGCATGGATAAATGCTGTCGATAGAGAGCAGATGGGGAGAGGGATGCTCTTGCCTCCTGCCCATGAGGTGCAGCGGCCAGGAGGCACCTGGGAAGgcacaaagcaaataaatccTGGCAGCGAGGAGGTGGAGGAGTCggaggtggaagaggagggggaggaagaggagatgctCTGCCCAGGTTCTCGCCCCCATGCTGCTTAGGGGACAGGGGGTGAGGACCCAGCCCCAGAAGATGTTGAACCGCTTCGGGTGACATCAGTCGCCTCGTTTGGGATATTTTCTCTTTGGGCCTTTTGCCCCCAGCGCAGGGCTGAGAACTGCCCCGCTCGCTGCACCTCCGCAGGGGTGGCTGGAGGGGCTGACTGCTCTCAGTACCCCCCAAATTGTCTGTATTCCCTCACCAGGCCCAGAAACACCCCGCAGCGCCCCGACCGAGCAGCTCTGCCGCTTAATTAGGTTAATGACAGTGCTTCGTTATGGAAAGCCGGCTAAGGAGTTTGCACCGGTGCTGGGAGGTGCGTTTCCAGGCACGGCGGCAGCCTGACAGATTTGGGGCAGAgaaggggacagggagcagggaaggggaagcagagaaaagggaaagcagcGGCGAAGTGCTAATCCCTGGAAAGGAGGGCAGCTGGGGCACCGTGCCGCGCGAGGTCGGTGTTAATCCCTTATCTGCGAAGACTGTGCCTGCGGCCGCCTTAATCTCCGCTCCGAGAGGGCGAcgctggggacagggacaggaggACCTGTCCCTACGTGCGGCACCGAGCATCCCCTGTCCTGCGGGACCTCGCTGAGCCCGGGGCCTAGGAAGGATTTGTGCCGCCGGACGAGACCTcgcagcagctgcacagggagcagaggggatgTGGCGTCCCACCTGTGTCACGAGTTTGCAAGGCCTCTGGCTGCATCTGTTTGCTCCTACGCTGCCTTGGAGGGGTCTGTGTCCCCCGTTATCCTGGGGTGCTCGCGCTCACTGTCCTCTACGCTTGTGCATGCACCGTCAGCGGCACGGAGCGGGTGtgagcaggcaggaaggcagaggCTGAGATGTGGGTTTGCAGCTGTGTCTTGTCTCGCAAATATCTccccctgcctcagtttccctgctcTCCTAACAGCATGTGCAGGCGATGAGACTTGTTTAGCCCAGGTTTGCATAGGGCACGGTTGCCGGGTCACACGTTACGGGCTGAGAAAGGGGTTCGGAGGGTTTCCTGGGGGGACTGGGACCTTATCAGCACCACGGGCCATGGTTTGGGGAGCATTTTCCAGTCTCAGCCCACAGACAGGTGATCTGGGGCTGGGTAGGACTTTGTTAGCTGCCCCCGGGCTCGCCGCTGACTCCGCATCTCTCTCTCCATTCCAGGCATATGGGAGAATGGTAGTGAGCCCATAAGACCATGCTCTACACAATGACATGTTGGCTCCCGGTCCTGGTCCTCCACCTGGTCCTCCTGAGCCCCCGGCGGGtggcagcctgccctgcccgctgCGAGTGTGCCCCGCAGGTCAAATCGGTGGTGTGTCACCGCAAGCGGCTCACCTCCATCCCCGAGGGCATCCCCACTGAGACCAAGATCCTGGAGCTCAACAAGAACCGCATCCGCTGCCTGAACCCGGGGGACCTCTCCCCGTACCcgctgctggaggagctggattTCAGCGAGAACATCATCTCCAATGTGGAGCCGGGCGCCTTCAGCAACCTGTTCAACCTGCAGACCTTGCGGCTGCGGGGGAACCAGCTCAAGCTCATCCCCCCGGGGGTCTTCACCAAGCTGACCAACCTCACCCTCCTGGACATCAGCGAGAACAAACTCGTCATCCTGCTGGACTACATGTTCCAGGACCTGCGAAACCTGAAGAGCCTGGAGGTGGGTGATAACGACTTGGTGTACATCTCCCAGCGGGCCTTCTCGGGGCTGCTCGGCCTGGAGCAGTTGACCATTGAGAAGTGCAACCTGACCTCCATCTCGGCCGAGTCGCTCTCCTACCTCCAGAACCTGGAGGTGCTGCGGCTCCGGCACCTCAGCATCTCTGCGCTGGAGGACCAAAACTTCAAGAAGCTCTACaacctcctgcagctggagatcGACAACTGGCCGCTGCTGGAAGACGTCTCCCCCACCAGCTTCCAGGGCCTGAACCTCACCTCGCTCTCCATCACCTACACCAACATCACAGCCGTGCCCGCCGCTGCCTTGAGGAACCTGGTGTACCTCCGGTACCTGAATCTGTCCTACAACCCCATTAGCACTGTGCTGAAGGGCTCCTTTAAAGACCTCATCCGGCTCCAGGAGCTCCACATCGTGGGTGCTCTCTTGGTGTCCGTGGAGCCGCAGGCTTTCTCCGGCCTGAGACAAATCCGGCTGCTCAACCTCTCCAGCAACTTTCTCTCCACGCTGGAGGAGAGCACCTTCCACTCCGTCAACACGCTGGAGACGCTGCGGGTGGACAGGAACCCCCTGGCCTGTGACTGCCGCCTCCTCTGGATCCTGCAGCGACGGAAGACACTCAACTTCGATGGGCAGCAGCCCATGTGCTCCTCGCCGCCCGAAATCCAGGGCAATGCCCTGCGCGACTTCCCGGACTCCGTGCTCTTCGAGTACTTCACCTGCCAGAAGCCCAAGATAAGGGATCGGAAGCTGCAGCACGTGACGGCCCGGGAAGGGCAGTCCGTGTCC
This region of Gymnogyps californianus isolate 813 chromosome 24, ASM1813914v2, whole genome shotgun sequence genomic DNA includes:
- the LINGO3 gene encoding leucine-rich repeat and immunoglobulin-like domain-containing nogo receptor-interacting protein 3 is translated as MLYTMTCWLPVLVLHLVLLSPRRVAACPARCECAPQVKSVVCHRKRLTSIPEGIPTETKILELNKNRIRCLNPGDLSPYPLLEELDFSENIISNVEPGAFSNLFNLQTLRLRGNQLKLIPPGVFTKLTNLTLLDISENKLVILLDYMFQDLRNLKSLEVGDNDLVYISQRAFSGLLGLEQLTIEKCNLTSISAESLSYLQNLEVLRLRHLSISALEDQNFKKLYNLLQLEIDNWPLLEDVSPTSFQGLNLTSLSITYTNITAVPAAALRNLVYLRYLNLSYNPISTVLKGSFKDLIRLQELHIVGALLVSVEPQAFSGLRQIRLLNLSSNFLSTLEESTFHSVNTLETLRVDRNPLACDCRLLWILQRRKTLNFDGQQPMCSSPPEIQGNALRDFPDSVLFEYFTCQKPKIRDRKLQHVTAREGQSVSFLCRADGEPDPSIAWVSPQHRMITTRSTGRATVLPGGTLEIRFAQVQDSGTYICIASNAGGNDTYFATLTVKGRPADGSHYANRTLYLSEFNDTSHNDTQVFLKFTLDLKTILVSTAMGCITFLGVVLFCFLLLFVWSRGRGQHKNNFSVEYSFRKVDGPTTTTGQGGARKFNMKMI